From a region of the Chitinophaga caseinilytica genome:
- a CDS encoding Gfo/Idh/MocA family oxidoreductase, whose product MYNRPINVAIAGLGFGAEFIPIYLKHPDAKLAAICQRTRTKLDEIGDAFHIEKRYTDFDEMLLDPDIDAVHINTPIPDHGQQSIKALRAGKHVACTVPMATTVEECEEIVALSREKNLTYMMMETVVYAREFLFMKELYDKGELGKVQFLKASHQQDMDGWPGYWPGLPPMYYATHCVGPVLGLMRSEAEYVSCFGSGTIREEMHGFYGSPFAVETTHIKFRNSDVGAHIYRSLFDVARQYRESFEVYGSKKSVEWPLIEGKPLVVHTAKRPEPEIPEETECPDFAHLLPAEIQAFTRQGVYDADDHQHLSFTQGGGHGGSHPHLVHAFLQALKTGVQPYPNAVQSANITCVGILSHASAQQGGALIQLPAFTLSK is encoded by the coding sequence ATGTATAACCGACCTATCAACGTAGCCATCGCCGGACTGGGGTTCGGCGCCGAGTTCATTCCCATCTATCTCAAACATCCGGATGCGAAGCTGGCGGCCATTTGCCAGCGCACCCGCACCAAACTCGACGAGATCGGAGATGCCTTTCACATCGAAAAGCGGTATACCGATTTCGACGAAATGCTGCTCGACCCGGATATCGACGCGGTCCACATCAATACGCCCATCCCCGACCATGGGCAGCAGTCCATCAAAGCCCTCCGCGCCGGCAAGCACGTTGCCTGCACGGTGCCGATGGCCACTACGGTGGAAGAGTGCGAGGAGATCGTGGCGCTGAGCCGTGAAAAGAATTTGACCTATATGATGATGGAAACCGTCGTGTATGCGCGGGAGTTCCTTTTCATGAAGGAGTTATACGATAAGGGCGAACTGGGGAAAGTACAGTTCCTCAAAGCCAGTCACCAGCAGGATATGGACGGATGGCCGGGCTATTGGCCGGGCCTGCCGCCGATGTATTATGCCACCCATTGCGTGGGGCCGGTGCTGGGGTTGATGCGCAGCGAAGCGGAATATGTGTCCTGCTTCGGTTCGGGTACCATCCGCGAGGAGATGCATGGTTTTTACGGGTCGCCGTTTGCGGTGGAAACGACCCATATCAAATTCCGGAACAGCGACGTCGGCGCGCATATTTACCGTTCCCTGTTCGATGTGGCGCGCCAGTACCGGGAAAGCTTCGAAGTGTACGGGTCGAAAAAGTCGGTGGAATGGCCGCTGATCGAAGGGAAGCCGTTGGTGGTACATACGGCCAAGCGCCCGGAGCCGGAGATCCCTGAAGAAACGGAGTGCCCCGATTTCGCGCACCTGCTGCCGGCGGAGATCCAGGCGTTCACGCGGCAGGGGGTGTATGATGCGGACGATCATCAGCACCTGTCGTTTACGCAGGGCGGCGGCCACGGCGGTTCGCATCCGCACCTGGTGCACGCGTTCCTGCAAGCCCTCAAAACCGGGGTGCAACCTTACCCGAACGCCGTACAATCGGCCAATATCACCTGCGTGGGCATTCTGTCGCATGCGTCCGCCCAACAAGGCGGTGCGCTGATCCAACTACCAGCATTTACCTTATCGAAATAG
- a CDS encoding alpha amylase family protein: protein MMIKTLLMMGLLAQAGGPGPGKNEKPKYMWFDAEANFKRFSSKDSIRFYLDKTKAAGFNQVVIDVRPIYGDVLYGKTKTMHPLKQVGAEKRTAKWDYLQVFIDEARKRNLKVSVSTAIFPAGHPQTSNGPAYRDKRFEGKTTMEHTPKGMKDIRNDKTKVAAFLNPLMPEVQDYALGFIREIVSGYDIDGYVLDYCRFADVENDFSDYTRARFEEYIGKKVDRFPDDIFTWETYEGQKVRKDGPLAKQWFAFRAGVIHDFIAKVRKEVKTIQPDVQLEYWAASWYGHLYSNGQNWASQTYDATKEYPWASPDYNKTGFAEQLDVFMNGTYLERTYGLNDPESIEFGLARGKRIINGACKMYGSLYALNHSDIEDQVYVCLTQSEGLVMFDIVQVIGFNLWDRLKAGIDRAERSGM, encoded by the coding sequence ATGATGATAAAAACGCTGTTGATGATGGGCCTGCTCGCACAGGCCGGCGGGCCGGGGCCCGGGAAGAACGAAAAGCCGAAATACATGTGGTTCGACGCGGAAGCCAACTTCAAACGGTTTTCCAGCAAGGATTCCATCCGGTTTTACCTCGACAAGACCAAAGCCGCCGGCTTCAACCAGGTGGTGATTGATGTGCGGCCCATTTATGGCGACGTGCTGTACGGAAAAACGAAAACCATGCATCCCCTCAAACAGGTGGGCGCAGAAAAGCGGACCGCCAAATGGGATTACCTGCAGGTGTTCATCGACGAGGCCAGGAAACGTAACCTCAAAGTGAGCGTATCCACCGCCATCTTCCCCGCCGGCCATCCACAAACCAGCAACGGGCCCGCGTACCGCGACAAGCGATTCGAAGGGAAAACCACGATGGAACATACGCCCAAAGGCATGAAAGACATCCGGAACGATAAAACCAAAGTAGCCGCATTCCTCAATCCGCTGATGCCGGAGGTCCAGGATTACGCACTGGGCTTTATCCGGGAAATCGTTTCCGGGTATGATATCGATGGATATGTGCTGGATTACTGTCGTTTCGCGGATGTGGAGAACGATTTTTCCGACTACACCCGCGCACGTTTCGAGGAATACATCGGCAAAAAAGTAGATCGCTTCCCCGACGATATTTTCACCTGGGAAACATATGAAGGCCAGAAAGTAAGGAAAGATGGCCCGCTGGCGAAACAGTGGTTCGCATTCCGCGCGGGCGTCATCCATGATTTCATCGCAAAGGTGCGGAAGGAAGTGAAAACCATCCAGCCCGATGTGCAGCTGGAATACTGGGCGGCTTCCTGGTACGGGCATCTGTACAGTAATGGACAGAACTGGGCCAGCCAGACATACGACGCCACGAAGGAATATCCCTGGGCCTCGCCCGACTATAACAAAACGGGCTTCGCCGAGCAGCTGGACGTGTTCATGAACGGCACCTACCTCGAAAGAACTTACGGCCTGAACGATCCCGAATCGATCGAATTCGGCCTCGCACGCGGTAAACGTATCATCAACGGCGCCTGCAAAATGTACGGCAGCCTATACGCCCTCAACCACAGCGATATCGAAGACCAGGTGTACGTTTGCCTCACGCAGAGCGAAGGCCTGGTGATGTTCGACATCGTGCAGGTGATCGGCTTCAATTTATGGGACCGCCTGAAAGCCGGCATCGACCGGGCAGAGCGGTCTGGAATGTGA
- a CDS encoding RagB/SusD family nutrient uptake outer membrane protein — protein MLDQAPQLDYDESKVFGDIDLTNQFLTDVYAYTFTKPGNFMDIGNSTTGAGTDELDNSFGGTPVEKYQNGSWNPSDNPDDIWAYTYRTIRKCNLMLQNIDKVPNKHAGQVTQSDLTPRRIKGEVFFLRAWNYWELLKRYGGVPIVTQPYDADSEALRNTRRGSIDDVVGQILKDLDSCANNPEIPLVWFGPDPNNPGKELNRGNIGRANKTLVKALKSRMLLFYASPLFNPEGKVERWRSAADISKSLIDDGKYSLHPNYANIFLFPDNNEVILSSNRAAFNEAIADPAGMGWGGTNPTQDMVDKYNMANGKEITDPASGYDPQNPYAGRDPRFYATINYHGAVHKNVTLSMLPGGNQDPAIGGDWSRTSYYMRKFQNANNQSGVRRFFPIIRLAEIYLNYAEALNEADGPVAEVHRVMNLVRRRGGNGITQDLPTTLNKDQMRERIQNERAVELAFEKHRFWDARRWKKGAEILGSDVHGVRVTRNGGGTLVFTYIKVEPRSFSDKMYFFPIPQGEIDKNPNVLDQNKDW, from the coding sequence GTGCTGGACCAGGCCCCTCAGCTCGATTATGACGAATCGAAAGTATTCGGCGACATCGATCTCACCAACCAGTTCCTCACCGACGTTTACGCCTACACCTTCACCAAGCCCGGTAACTTCATGGATATCGGCAACTCCACCACCGGCGCGGGAACCGACGAGCTCGACAACTCCTTCGGCGGAACGCCCGTCGAAAAGTACCAGAACGGTTCCTGGAACCCCAGCGACAACCCGGACGATATCTGGGCCTACACCTACCGCACCATCCGCAAATGCAACCTGATGTTGCAGAACATCGACAAAGTGCCGAACAAGCACGCCGGCCAGGTAACGCAATCCGACCTTACGCCCAGGCGCATCAAGGGCGAGGTGTTCTTCCTCCGCGCATGGAATTACTGGGAACTGCTGAAACGTTATGGCGGCGTGCCCATCGTAACACAGCCCTACGACGCCGATTCCGAAGCGCTGCGCAATACCCGCCGCGGATCGATCGACGATGTGGTGGGCCAGATCCTCAAAGACCTGGACAGCTGCGCCAATAACCCCGAAATTCCCCTGGTATGGTTCGGGCCCGACCCCAACAATCCCGGGAAGGAACTGAACCGCGGCAACATCGGGCGCGCCAATAAAACGCTCGTAAAAGCCCTCAAATCGCGCATGCTCCTGTTCTACGCCAGCCCCCTCTTCAACCCGGAAGGGAAAGTGGAAAGATGGCGCTCGGCAGCTGACATCTCGAAATCGCTCATCGACGACGGGAAGTATTCCCTCCATCCCAACTACGCCAACATCTTCCTGTTCCCCGACAACAACGAAGTGATCCTTTCCAGCAACCGCGCGGCTTTCAACGAAGCCATCGCAGACCCTGCAGGCATGGGATGGGGCGGCACCAATCCTACGCAGGATATGGTCGACAAATACAACATGGCCAACGGCAAGGAAATCACCGATCCCGCCAGCGGCTACGATCCGCAGAATCCGTACGCCGGCCGCGATCCCCGGTTCTACGCCACCATCAACTATCATGGGGCCGTTCACAAGAACGTAACGCTGAGCATGCTGCCCGGCGGCAACCAGGACCCTGCCATCGGCGGCGACTGGTCGCGCACCAGCTATTACATGCGCAAATTCCAGAACGCCAATAACCAGAGCGGTGTTCGCCGGTTCTTCCCCATCATTCGCCTCGCCGAAATCTACCTCAACTACGCCGAAGCGCTGAACGAAGCGGATGGCCCGGTTGCGGAAGTGCACCGCGTTATGAACCTCGTTCGTCGGCGCGGTGGCAACGGCATCACGCAGGATTTGCCCACCACCCTCAACAAAGACCAGATGCGCGAGCGCATCCAGAATGAAAGGGCCGTGGAACTGGCTTTCGAGAAACACCGTTTCTGGGACGCCCGCCGCTGGAAGAAAGGCGCCGAAATCCTGGGGTCAGACGTACATGGCGTGCGCGTAACCCGCAACGGGGGCGGAACGCTCGTGTTCACCTACATCAAGGTAGAACCGCGCAGCTTCAGCGACAAAATGTATTTCTTCCCCATCCCGCAGGGCGAAATCGACAAAAACCCGAACGTACTCGATCAAAATAAAGACTGGTAA
- a CDS encoding TonB-dependent receptor, with protein sequence MQHAPRCYALKTARKLLLAALFLITLLPLAARADAQELDTKKIYISLPYDRLPLERVFAEIEKRADIRFLYDAAACNAGQSVKLQVKNESLFNLLNYLKETTGLEFRQSDRYFSVRPTKMPLPKSMQSEIAAPQNNVISGKVTDADGTPLIGVSVQLKGTSTGVVTDAQGNYSLSAPANSVLIFSYVGYEKQEITLEGETTVNVLMKTNSGGLEEVVVVGYTKQKKISIVGSLVTVTGDELKQSPASNLSNALAGRLPGLIAMQNSGAPGADHSRILIRGYSTSGDNSPLILIDGVERTMNNIDVQEIESITVLKDASATAQYGIRGANGVVVVTTRRGKAGPPKVDFSANYAVNQATQLPKFLDSYNHATLYNEALANDGRAPQYSEEALQKYKDGSDPLKYPNTDWVNLLFRETSPTQRYNLSINGGNDKVKYFVSAAYLNQQGILRKYENPDYDTRDVFRRWNFRSNIDIALSKDFNIAVDLAGVITSKHAPTAGVEGDMLRQVYWYQPTYLALLPDGKIAQPGAHTQNPIGDLSRTGYTETFDGTAQGTIRAIRKLDFITQGLSTGLNYSFDRAFNYRMNRTQGYGMYVWDEATQSSKLSLGNDSNLEPITEASSSPNYALNFEYYINYARQFQKHNVTGMVLYNQRKRVIQGAQYGKPFFVQGVMARMSYNYNNKYFVDVNGRYDGSENFPQGSRFGFFPSVAAGWVMTSEPFMKDVSWLNYLKLRGSYGVVGNDQIGGRRFLWQSIYQAGSGYSFGQNGEVWFNGLSEGSAGTRGVTWEKHKILNGGLEARFFHDKLGINLDVFSKNVTDILITPGTIVATYGGPLPAINMGETKSHGFELELIHQNEVNKNWGYHVKGNINFTKSKVVYADEPPRLYPWLMRTGHPINQYFGYKSLGFFQNQEDIAKSADQLGQVIPGDIKYADLNGDGVIDANDQTSVAGTDIPTHTLGASFGVHYKQFDFSVLFQGAFGAYTLLEGFAAYEFFSNGKVTEKHLGRWTPETAATATYPALHATLNTNNTVVSDFWMKRTDYVRLKNFEIGYSLPKYLVNRLKLQGIRFYVNGQNLWTYMKDMKDFQFDPEAPSGNGTFYPQQKIYNFGATVSF encoded by the coding sequence ATGCAACATGCTCCACGATGTTACGCACTGAAAACTGCCCGCAAGCTTTTACTCGCGGCGCTGTTCCTCATTACCCTGTTACCGTTGGCCGCACGCGCCGACGCACAGGAGCTCGACACCAAAAAGATCTACATCAGCCTCCCCTATGACCGCTTACCGCTCGAACGCGTGTTCGCCGAGATAGAAAAACGGGCAGATATCCGCTTCCTCTACGACGCCGCCGCCTGCAACGCCGGCCAGAGCGTGAAGCTCCAGGTGAAGAACGAATCGCTCTTCAACCTCCTCAACTACCTGAAAGAAACCACCGGCCTGGAATTCCGCCAGTCTGACCGGTACTTCTCCGTTCGCCCGACAAAAATGCCGCTGCCCAAATCCATGCAGTCGGAAATCGCCGCGCCGCAGAACAACGTCATCAGCGGCAAAGTGACCGACGCAGACGGAACGCCCCTTATCGGCGTAAGCGTGCAGCTCAAAGGCACCTCCACCGGCGTGGTGACCGACGCGCAGGGGAATTACTCCCTTTCCGCTCCGGCCAACAGCGTGCTTATTTTTTCCTATGTAGGATATGAAAAACAGGAAATCACACTGGAAGGGGAAACGACGGTGAACGTATTGATGAAAACCAATTCCGGCGGACTGGAAGAAGTGGTCGTAGTTGGATATACCAAACAGAAGAAAATCTCCATCGTGGGATCGCTGGTGACGGTAACCGGCGACGAGCTGAAGCAAAGCCCCGCCTCGAACCTTTCCAACGCCCTCGCTGGGCGCCTCCCCGGCCTCATCGCCATGCAGAACAGCGGCGCGCCCGGGGCAGACCATTCCCGCATCCTCATCCGCGGCTACTCTACGTCTGGTGATAATAGTCCGCTGATCCTCATCGACGGTGTGGAGCGTACCATGAACAATATCGACGTGCAGGAGATCGAATCGATCACCGTGCTGAAAGACGCGTCTGCCACCGCGCAATACGGTATCCGCGGCGCGAACGGCGTTGTGGTAGTGACCACCCGCCGCGGCAAGGCCGGCCCTCCGAAAGTGGATTTCAGCGCCAATTATGCCGTGAACCAGGCTACGCAGCTGCCGAAATTCCTCGATTCCTACAACCACGCCACGCTGTACAACGAAGCCCTGGCCAACGACGGCCGCGCACCGCAATATTCCGAAGAAGCCCTGCAGAAATACAAAGACGGCTCCGACCCGCTCAAATACCCGAATACCGACTGGGTGAACCTGCTCTTCCGCGAAACTTCGCCCACGCAGCGTTATAACCTGAGCATCAATGGCGGCAACGACAAGGTAAAATACTTCGTGTCCGCCGCATACCTCAACCAGCAGGGCATCCTCCGCAAATACGAGAATCCCGACTATGATACCCGCGACGTATTCCGCCGCTGGAACTTCCGGTCGAACATCGATATCGCACTGTCCAAAGATTTCAACATCGCCGTTGACCTCGCCGGCGTAATCACCAGCAAACACGCTCCCACAGCGGGCGTTGAAGGCGACATGCTCCGCCAGGTATATTGGTACCAGCCCACGTACCTGGCCCTGCTGCCCGATGGCAAGATCGCCCAGCCCGGCGCGCATACGCAGAACCCCATCGGCGATCTCAGTCGCACGGGCTACACCGAAACCTTCGACGGTACCGCACAAGGCACCATCCGCGCCATCCGCAAACTGGACTTCATCACCCAGGGCCTGAGCACGGGGCTGAACTATTCCTTCGACCGCGCTTTCAACTATCGCATGAACCGCACGCAGGGGTATGGCATGTACGTTTGGGACGAAGCCACACAATCGTCCAAGCTTTCGCTCGGCAACGACTCCAACCTGGAGCCCATTACCGAGGCGTCCAGCTCGCCGAACTACGCGCTCAACTTCGAATATTACATCAACTACGCCCGCCAGTTCCAGAAACATAACGTGACCGGCATGGTGCTGTACAACCAGCGCAAGCGCGTGATCCAGGGCGCCCAGTACGGCAAACCCTTCTTCGTGCAGGGGGTAATGGCGCGCATGAGCTATAATTACAACAACAAATACTTCGTGGACGTGAATGGCCGGTACGACGGGTCGGAGAACTTCCCGCAGGGCTCCAGGTTCGGGTTCTTCCCCTCTGTTGCGGCAGGATGGGTGATGACCAGCGAACCGTTCATGAAAGACGTTTCCTGGCTGAACTACCTGAAACTGCGCGGTTCTTACGGCGTGGTGGGCAACGACCAGATCGGCGGGCGCCGCTTCCTCTGGCAGAGCATTTACCAGGCCGGCTCCGGATATAGCTTCGGACAGAACGGCGAAGTGTGGTTTAATGGTCTTTCCGAAGGATCGGCCGGTACGCGCGGTGTAACCTGGGAAAAGCATAAAATCCTCAACGGTGGCCTGGAAGCACGCTTCTTCCACGACAAGCTCGGGATCAACCTCGATGTATTTTCCAAAAACGTGACCGACATCCTTATCACGCCCGGTACCATCGTGGCAACCTACGGCGGTCCCCTCCCGGCGATCAACATGGGTGAAACCAAAAGCCACGGGTTCGAGCTGGAGCTTATCCATCAGAACGAAGTGAACAAAAACTGGGGCTATCACGTGAAAGGCAATATCAACTTCACGAAGAGCAAGGTGGTGTATGCAGACGAGCCTCCCCGCCTCTACCCCTGGCTCATGCGCACGGGGCACCCCATCAACCAGTATTTCGGGTATAAATCCCTCGGTTTCTTCCAGAACCAGGAAGACATCGCCAAGAGCGCCGACCAGCTCGGACAGGTGATCCCCGGAGACATCAAGTACGCCGACCTCAACGGAGACGGTGTGATCGACGCCAACGACCAGACTTCCGTGGCCGGGACAGACATTCCCACCCATACCCTGGGCGCATCCTTCGGCGTGCATTACAAACAATTCGATTTCAGCGTACTGTTCCAGGGTGCGTTCGGCGCCTACACCCTGCTGGAAGGGTTCGCCGCGTATGAATTCTTCAGCAACGGTAAAGTGACCGAAAAACACCTCGGCCGCTGGACCCCCGAAACCGCCGCAACGGCCACCTACCCGGCCCTTCACGCCACGCTCAACACCAACAACACCGTGGTGTCGGACTTCTGGATGAAGCGCACGGATTACGTTCGCCTCAAGAACTTCGAGATCGGCTACAGCCTGCCCAAATACCTCGTGAACCGCCTGAAACTCCAGGGCATCCGGTTCTACGTGAACGGGCAGAACCTCTGGACGTACATGAAAGACATGAAAGACTTCCAGTTCGACCCCGAAGCGCCCTCCGGCAACGGTACCTTCTATCCGCAACAGAAGATCTACAACTTCGGCGCAACCGTTAGCTTCTAA
- a CDS encoding FecR family protein, translated as MQLSKEIIDKFIAGRCSEAELAEVAAWLQSGETDGLEEAPGNGAAIWRKIEARRRPLWRRFVRRATVAAAAAVLAAAAIYGIRLMRAPQELTAYVAAGQTSRIVLPDSSVVFLQGPSALRYPSRFSEGERMVFLTGTGAFEVSGNARSPFTVVSGKVKTTALGTSFEVRAPEGSEEVKVWLRYGKVVVTRERDSMYLRPGEALGYTGAARTVERAAPEAYRGSVLYFKHAGLDEVITKLENYYNIHIIADTALYNRKWQVTGEFAREKPEFVVRNIAFIADVQYRMAGDSLWLLPQPMPQEP; from the coding sequence ATGCAATTATCCAAAGAGATCATCGACAAATTCATCGCCGGCCGGTGCTCGGAAGCCGAACTGGCGGAAGTAGCCGCCTGGTTGCAGAGCGGTGAAACCGACGGGCTGGAAGAAGCGCCCGGCAACGGGGCCGCCATCTGGCGCAAGATCGAAGCGCGCCGCCGGCCTTTGTGGCGGAGGTTCGTCCGCCGCGCCACCGTAGCCGCAGCCGCCGCTGTGCTCGCCGCCGCCGCCATTTACGGCATCCGGCTCATGCGCGCGCCGCAGGAGCTGACAGCCTACGTAGCGGCCGGTCAAACATCGCGCATCGTGCTGCCCGACAGTTCGGTCGTGTTCCTGCAGGGCCCGTCGGCGCTGCGGTATCCCAGCCGGTTTTCGGAAGGCGAGCGGATGGTGTTCCTCACGGGCACCGGCGCTTTCGAGGTGAGCGGGAATGCCCGGAGCCCTTTTACGGTGGTGAGCGGCAAAGTGAAGACCACGGCGCTGGGAACGTCTTTCGAAGTACGCGCGCCCGAGGGCTCGGAAGAGGTGAAGGTTTGGCTCCGTTACGGAAAGGTGGTGGTGACGCGCGAGCGCGACAGCATGTACCTCCGGCCCGGGGAGGCGCTGGGATACACGGGCGCCGCCAGAACGGTGGAGCGCGCCGCACCCGAAGCTTACCGCGGCAGCGTGCTGTATTTCAAGCACGCGGGGCTCGACGAAGTGATCACCAAGCTCGAGAATTACTATAACATCCATATCATCGCCGATACCGCGTTGTACAACCGGAAGTGGCAGGTGACAGGGGAATTTGCCCGGGAAAAACCCGAATTCGTTGTCCGCAACATCGCCTTCATCGCTGATGTGCAATACCGGATGGCAGGCGATTCCCTCTGGCTGCTGCCACAACCCATGCCACAGGAACCATGA
- a CDS encoding RNA polymerase sigma-70 factor, with translation MDEAFFRATYERYWSRLYSICYFTIGSREAAEDTVTEVFISLWNNRDRQVIENMDHYLVRAAKNLSLKYLIRQQKMDAALLRMVDTLQDHHRHSQPERPLEVKEIRAVAHRTLESLPEKTRAIYLMNREDGLTYQQIAEKTGLSVKSVEYHVSKALRALSQSLLVVLLELSCHHSGTI, from the coding sequence ATGGACGAAGCGTTTTTCAGGGCTACATATGAACGGTATTGGTCCAGGTTATACAGTATCTGCTACTTTACCATCGGATCGCGCGAGGCGGCGGAAGACACGGTGACGGAGGTTTTCATCTCACTGTGGAACAACCGCGACAGGCAAGTCATTGAAAATATGGACCATTACCTCGTTCGCGCCGCCAAGAACCTTTCCCTTAAATATCTCATCCGCCAGCAAAAAATGGACGCGGCGCTGCTGCGGATGGTAGACACCCTGCAAGACCATCACCGCCACTCCCAGCCCGAGCGCCCGCTCGAAGTGAAGGAAATCCGCGCCGTGGCGCACCGCACCCTCGAATCCCTTCCGGAAAAAACCCGCGCCATCTACCTCATGAACCGGGAAGATGGCCTCACCTACCAACAGATCGCCGAAAAAACCGGGCTGTCCGTCAAATCCGTCGAATACCACGTCTCTAAGGCATTGCGCGCCCTCAGCCAATCGCTCCTCGTCGTGCTCCTCGAACTTTCCTGCCACCATTCCGGCACGATTTAA
- a CDS encoding YciI family protein has product MKLLVITALMALSAISLHAQTANPGYNKPLADSLGADAYGMKYYVLVILKTGPRSTENQDTVAALFRGHMENIGRLAKSGKLAVAGPLGKNDRNWRGIFILNVPTVEEAEALLQSDPAVAGGLLAADCLRWYGSAALPMYLPYHDKVQEKHF; this is encoded by the coding sequence ATGAAGCTGCTCGTTATCACCGCGTTAATGGCCCTGTCTGCCATTTCCCTCCACGCGCAAACGGCCAACCCAGGCTATAACAAGCCCCTGGCCGACTCCCTCGGCGCCGACGCTTACGGCATGAAATATTATGTATTGGTCATATTGAAAACAGGCCCCCGGTCCACCGAAAACCAAGACACGGTAGCGGCGCTTTTCCGCGGGCATATGGAGAACATCGGCCGCCTGGCCAAAAGCGGGAAACTGGCAGTGGCCGGTCCGTTGGGGAAAAACGACCGTAACTGGCGGGGGATTTTCATCCTCAACGTGCCTACTGTCGAAGAAGCGGAGGCGCTCCTGCAGTCCGACCCGGCCGTGGCAGGAGGGCTCCTGGCGGCGGATTGCCTGCGCTGGTACGGCTCGGCTGCCTTACCGATGTACCTGCCGTATCACGATAAAGTTCAGGAAAAACATTTTTAA
- a CDS encoding LytTR family DNA-binding domain-containing protein, with product MKVTIFEDEIHNAERLTQLLRQCRADIEIVGVIASVAEGLQWMKEEHPADLMFMDIQLSDGNCFEMFNQAQVVTPIIFTTAYDGFALQAFKVNSIDYLMKPIDQKELQQALDKFEQFRPAQPYRLDIAGIAEEFLRRDHARFIGRLNNQLIYVKAKDIAWLQFTKGVTWAVTFEGQRLPLDYSLDQMEKLLDRHQFFRINRQYIVQIDGIKKIMTYYNSRFILQLEPAAGEDVIISRERVNDFKNWLEGRLPSGA from the coding sequence ATGAAGGTAACCATATTCGAAGACGAGATCCACAACGCGGAAAGGCTCACGCAACTGCTGCGGCAATGCCGCGCCGATATAGAGATCGTGGGCGTGATCGCCTCCGTGGCCGAAGGCCTCCAGTGGATGAAGGAAGAACACCCTGCTGATTTGATGTTCATGGACATCCAGCTGTCTGACGGCAACTGTTTCGAAATGTTCAACCAGGCGCAGGTGGTGACGCCCATCATTTTCACGACCGCGTACGACGGCTTTGCGCTGCAGGCGTTCAAAGTGAACAGTATCGATTACCTCATGAAGCCGATCGATCAGAAGGAATTGCAGCAGGCGCTGGACAAATTCGAGCAGTTCAGGCCCGCGCAGCCTTACCGGCTGGACATTGCAGGCATTGCCGAAGAATTCCTCCGGCGCGATCATGCCCGGTTTATCGGGCGGCTCAACAATCAACTCATTTATGTAAAGGCGAAAGACATCGCCTGGCTGCAGTTTACCAAAGGCGTAACCTGGGCGGTTACGTTCGAGGGGCAGCGCCTCCCGCTCGATTATTCCCTCGACCAGATGGAGAAGCTCCTGGACCGGCACCAGTTTTTCCGGATCAACCGGCAATACATCGTGCAGATCGACGGGATCAAAAAGATCATGACTTATTACAATAGTCGCTTCATCCTGCAACTGGAGCCGGCTGCGGGGGAAGACGTCATCATCAGCCGCGAGCGGGTGAACGATTTCAAGAATTGGCTGGAAGGGCGCCTGCCATCCGGCGCTTAA